Proteins co-encoded in one Sebastes fasciatus isolate fSebFas1 chromosome 11, fSebFas1.pri, whole genome shotgun sequence genomic window:
- the cldn15la gene encoding claudin 15-like a: MSTAVEATGFIMCIISWLITGASLANDYWKLSTVSGSVIISQRQFENLWHSCAENSAGIAECRDFESMLALPAHIQACRALMILSLLLGLGSMIVSLLGLKCIKIGSATEQTKAKVAITGGVLSMLAGLCCMIAVSWYAYRVVEDFHNPFFGGVKFELSTGLYMGWGAASLSILGGAFLCSACKRASPEGKKGGYYGNKPPRVYTATAKSEPDSARAYV; encoded by the exons ATGTCGACGGCTGTGGAGGCGACCGGGTTCATCATGTGCATCATCAGCTGGCTGATCACCGGCGCGTCGCTGGCAAACGACTACTGGAAGCTTTCCACCGTGTCCGGCAGCGTCATCATCTCCCAGAGGCAGTTTGAGAACCTGTGGCACTCCTGCGCCGAGAACAGCGCCGGCATCGCCGAGTGCAGAGACTTTGAGTCGATGCTCGCCCTCCCCG CTCACATTCAGGCGTGTCGCGCTCTGATGATCCTGTCTCTGCTGCTCGGCCTCGGCTCCATGATCGTGTCCCTGCTCGGGCTGAAGTGCATCAAGATCGGCTCGGCTACGGAACAAACCAAGGCCAAGGTCGCCATCACCGGGGGCGTCCTGAGCATGCTCGCTG GTCTGTGCTGCATGATAGCGGTTTCCTGGTACGCCTACAGAGTGGTGGAGGACTTCCACAACCCGTTCTTTGGTGGAGTGAA GTTCGAGCTGAGTACCGGCCTCTACATGGGATGGGGTGCAGCCTCTCTGTCCATACTGGGTGGAGCTTTTCTCTGCTCCGCTTGTAAGAGAGCGTCCCCTGAAGGCAAGAAAGG CGGTTACTATGGAAACAAGCCACCGAGGGTCTACACGGCTACAGCCAAGTCTGAACCAGATTCAGCCAGAGCTTACgtctaa
- the saga gene encoding S-arrestin a isoform X2, producing MSPKNVVFKKICKDKSVGVYMGRRDFVDRVDSVDPVDGVVVIDPEALQGRKVFVTLSCTFRYGRNDMDVMGIAFRRELYLSTRQVYPPLQDREKGIHTRTQAKLIRKLGDNAYPFFFEFPDNLPCSVALQPAPNDVGKQCAVEFEVQAFSAESQDAKIRKRSSVKLMLRKVQYAPECEAVVPSVETTRDFVMSDKPLHVKASLDKELYYHGETIKVQVSVTNNSSKNIKNIIVSVDQVATVVLYSNDSYVKCVAIEEPGDSVSPGATLQKTYKLLPVLANNRERRGIALDGKLKHEDTNLASSSMIKEGVLKEVMGLMVSYKVTVKLIVGGMMGSSEVGLEVPFKLMHPKPDAGQETIMEEEMEFQEFKRSYLRGMNDDDEEDGNVSGGDDMAPKEK from the exons ATGAGTCCCAAAAATGTGGTTTTCAAGAAGATTTGCAAAGACAAGTCG GTTGGAGTGTACATGGGGAGAAGAGACTTTGTGGACCGTGTTGACTCTGTGGATCCAGTGG ATGGCGTCGTCGTCATCGATCCTGAGGCTCTGCAGGGGAGGAAAG tGTTCGTCACCCTGTCCTGCACCTTCCGGTACGGCAGAAATGACATGGACGTGATGGGAATCGCCTTCCGCAGGGAGCTGTACCTGTCGACCCGCCAGGTGTACCCGCCTCTGCAGGACCGCGAGAAGGGGATCCACACCAGGACACAGGCCAAACTGATACGCAAGCTGGGAGACAACGCCTACCCGTTTTTCTTCGAG TTTCCTGACAACCTGCCTTGCTCAGTGGCTCTCCAGCCAGCGCCTAATGATGTCGGCAAG CAATGTGCCGTGGAGTTTGAGGTACAAGCGTTCAGCGCCGAGAGCCAGGACGCTAAAATACGCAAGCG GAGCTCAGTGAAGCTGATGCTCAGGAAGGTCCAATACGCTCCAGAGTGCGAGGCGGTGGTGCCCTCTGTTGAAACCACCAGGGACTTTGTCATGTCGGATAAACCGCTGCATGTCAAGGCCAGTCTGGACAAAGAG TTGTACTACCACGGTGAGACCATCAAAGTGCAGGTCAGCGTCACAAACAACTCCAGCAAAAACATCAAGAACATCATCGTCTCTG TGGATCAGGTCGCCACGGTGGTGTTGTACTCCAATGACAGCTATGTCAAATGTGTGGCCATTGAGGAACCTGG GGATTCCGTGTCTCCTGGAGCAACCCTGCAGAAAACCTACAAACTGCTGCCGGTGCTGGCCAACAACAGGGAGAGGAGGGGCATCGCTCTGGACGGCAAGCTGAAGCATGAAGACACCAACCTGGCGTCATCGAGCAT GATCAAGGAGGGTGTTCTGAAGGAGGTTATGGGGCTCATGGTTTCATACAAAGTCACAGTGAAGCTCATCGTTGGAGG GATGATGGGGTCAAG TGAAGTCGGCCTGGAAGTTCCCTTCAAACTGATGCATCCTAAACCTGATGCAGGTCAGGAAACAATCA tggaggaggagatggagttCCAGGAGTTCAAGCGCTCCTACCTGAGGGGGATgaacgatgatgatgaagaagatggAAACGTGTCCGGTGGTGACGACATGGCGCccaaagagaaataa
- the saga gene encoding S-arrestin a isoform X1, producing MSPKNVVFKKICKDKSVGVYMGRRDFVDRVDSVDPVDGVVVIDPEALQGRKVFVTLSCTFRYGRNDMDVMGIAFRRELYLSTRQVYPPLQDREKGIHTRTQAKLIRKLGDNAYPFFFEFPDNLPCSVALQPAPNDVGKQCAVEFEVQAFSAESQDAKIRKRSSVKLMLRKVQYAPECEAVVPSVETTRDFVMSDKPLHVKASLDKELYYHGETIKVQVSVTNNSSKNIKNIIVSVDQVATVVLYSNDSYVKCVAIEEPGDSVSPGATLQKTYKLLPVLANNRERRGIALDGKLKHEDTNLASSSMIKEGVLKEVMGLMVSYKVTVKLIVGGSVAYVEVGLEVPFKLMHPKPDAGQETIMEEEMEFQEFKRSYLRGMNDDDEEDGNVSGGDDMAPKEK from the exons ATGAGTCCCAAAAATGTGGTTTTCAAGAAGATTTGCAAAGACAAGTCG GTTGGAGTGTACATGGGGAGAAGAGACTTTGTGGACCGTGTTGACTCTGTGGATCCAGTGG ATGGCGTCGTCGTCATCGATCCTGAGGCTCTGCAGGGGAGGAAAG tGTTCGTCACCCTGTCCTGCACCTTCCGGTACGGCAGAAATGACATGGACGTGATGGGAATCGCCTTCCGCAGGGAGCTGTACCTGTCGACCCGCCAGGTGTACCCGCCTCTGCAGGACCGCGAGAAGGGGATCCACACCAGGACACAGGCCAAACTGATACGCAAGCTGGGAGACAACGCCTACCCGTTTTTCTTCGAG TTTCCTGACAACCTGCCTTGCTCAGTGGCTCTCCAGCCAGCGCCTAATGATGTCGGCAAG CAATGTGCCGTGGAGTTTGAGGTACAAGCGTTCAGCGCCGAGAGCCAGGACGCTAAAATACGCAAGCG GAGCTCAGTGAAGCTGATGCTCAGGAAGGTCCAATACGCTCCAGAGTGCGAGGCGGTGGTGCCCTCTGTTGAAACCACCAGGGACTTTGTCATGTCGGATAAACCGCTGCATGTCAAGGCCAGTCTGGACAAAGAG TTGTACTACCACGGTGAGACCATCAAAGTGCAGGTCAGCGTCACAAACAACTCCAGCAAAAACATCAAGAACATCATCGTCTCTG TGGATCAGGTCGCCACGGTGGTGTTGTACTCCAATGACAGCTATGTCAAATGTGTGGCCATTGAGGAACCTGG GGATTCCGTGTCTCCTGGAGCAACCCTGCAGAAAACCTACAAACTGCTGCCGGTGCTGGCCAACAACAGGGAGAGGAGGGGCATCGCTCTGGACGGCAAGCTGAAGCATGAAGACACCAACCTGGCGTCATCGAGCAT GATCAAGGAGGGTGTTCTGAAGGAGGTTATGGGGCTCATGGTTTCATACAAAGTCACAGTGAAGCTCATCGTTGGAGGGTCAGtcgcatatgt TGAAGTCGGCCTGGAAGTTCCCTTCAAACTGATGCATCCTAAACCTGATGCAGGTCAGGAAACAATCA tggaggaggagatggagttCCAGGAGTTCAAGCGCTCCTACCTGAGGGGGATgaacgatgatgatgaagaagatggAAACGTGTCCGGTGGTGACGACATGGCGCccaaagagaaataa
- the LOC141776352 gene encoding nuclear factor 7, ovary-like: MASRLEDDLCCTVCHDIFKDPVILSCSHNFCKDCLQSWWTEKHVQDCPVCQRRSSKNVLPPNLALKNLCERFLQERAQRSSEALCSLHSEKLKLFCLDHQQPVCLVCRDSEKHTNHRFRPIDEAARLHKKELQETLEPLKRKLKVFEEVKVMFDQTSEHLKVQARHTETQIKEQFKKLHQFLEEEEEASMAALREEEEQKSQVMKEKMEAVSREIAALSDAVRATEDELRAEDVSFLLNYKAAVERVQQRPLLEDPQLDSGSLIDQAKHLGNLTFNIWNKMKKMVSYSPVILDPNTDGPELVLSGDLTSVRRGEKQLLPDNPERSRYWSVLGSEGFNSGTHSWDVEVGDNTDWSLGVSAESVQRKGVRRSGLWRIWLYNGEYSAASPSGPSTVLVVQKELQRIRVNLNWNEGKLSFSDPDTNTHIHTFTHTFTERMFPYIHTVENLPLKVSPVKVSVTVGQQK, translated from the coding sequence ATGGCGTCCAGATTAGAGGACGATCTCTGCTGTACTGTCTGCCACGACATCTTTAAAGATCCTGTCATCCTGTCATGTAGCCACAACTTCTGTAAAGACTGTCTGCAGAGCTGGTGGACAGAGAAACACGTCCAAGACTGTCCAGTTTGTCAGAGAAGATCTTCAAAGAACGTACTACCTCCTAACTTGGCTTTAAAGAACCTGTGTGAGAGGTTCCTACAGGAGAGAGCTCAGAGATCTTCagaggctctctgcagtctgcactctgagaaactcaaactcttctgtctggaccatcagcagccgGTGTGTCTCGTTTGCagagattcagaaaaacacaccaaccaCAGATTCAGACCCATCGATGAAGCTGCACGACTACACAAGAAGGAACTTCAGGAAACTCTGGAGCCCTTAAAGAGGAAGTTAAAGGTTTTTGAAGAAGTTAAAGTGATGTTTGATCAAACATCAGAACACCTGAAGGTCCAGGCCCGACACACAGAGACGcagattaaggagcagtttaagaagcttcaccagtttctagaagaggaagaggaggccagcatggctgcactgagggaggaagaggagcagaagagtcaggtgatgaaggagaagatggaggctgtgagcagagagatagcagctctttcagacgcagtcagagccacagaggacgaGCTGAGAGCCGAAGACGTCTCGTTCCTGCtcaactacaaggctgcagtggaaagagtccagcagcgccccctgctggaggatccacagctgGACTCAGGATCTCTGATAGaccaggccaaacacctgggcaacctcaccttcaacatctggaacaagatgaagaAGATGGTCTCCTACTCTCCTGtgattctggacccaaacactgaTGGTCCAGAACTCGTCCTGTCTGgagatctgaccagtgtgagacgaggagagaaacagctgcttcctgataatccagagaggTCTAGATACTGGTCTGTCCTGGGCTCCGAGGGCTTTAACTCAGGGACTCACAGCTGGGATGTCGAGGTCGGAGATAATACAGACTGGTCACTGGGTGTGTCAGCAGAGTCTGTCCAGAGGAAGGGGGTGAGACGGTCTGGATTATGGAGAATATGGTTATATAATGGTGAATACTCAGCAGCTTCCCCATCAGGTCCATCCACTGTTCTCGTAGTGCAGAAGgagctccagaggatcagagtgaatCTGAACTGGAACGAAGGAAAACTGTCGTTCTCTGATCCTgataccaacacacacatacacaccttcacacacactttcactgagaggaTGTTTCCATACATTCACACTGTGGAGAATCTCCCTCTGAAGGTTTCACCTGTGAAGGTCTCTGTGACTGTAGGACAACAGAAATAG